In a genomic window of Fimbriiglobus ruber:
- a CDS encoding inorganic phosphate transporter, whose product MRGRGVTGDEATDSRAAPLPTPEGDDRPPTWIRVWLLITCGGVSFAHGSNDGQKGMGLILLVLIGFVPFHYALNAQKVGLAAEVREAAAAARAELVAAGVSVDGDLAADFDVIEKELAGKKDLSELSENPEADVRWHVRGAILRTTKALAGQPSEEVRRVVDPHRKTMLRAIEFVPLWVVVGVAVALGVGTTIGYKRIVVTVAEKIGKTHLTYAQGAAAEMVAAMTIGLADVAHLPVSTTHVLSSGVAGTMAANHSGIQGKTLRRIALAWVLTLPVAMVLAAALFAGGLLLIGRLAIG is encoded by the coding sequence GTGCGCGGGCGGGGTGTTACTGGCGATGAAGCGACTGATTCGCGAGCCGCGCCTCTACCAACCCCCGAGGGCGACGACCGGCCGCCGACCTGGATTCGCGTCTGGCTGCTGATTACGTGCGGCGGGGTGAGCTTCGCCCACGGGTCGAACGACGGCCAGAAGGGGATGGGGCTCATCCTCCTCGTCCTGATCGGGTTCGTGCCGTTCCACTACGCGCTGAACGCACAGAAGGTGGGGTTGGCCGCCGAGGTCCGGGAGGCCGCGGCCGCGGCCCGCGCGGAACTCGTGGCCGCGGGCGTGTCGGTCGACGGCGACCTGGCGGCCGATTTCGACGTGATTGAAAAGGAATTGGCCGGGAAAAAGGACCTGTCCGAGTTGTCCGAGAACCCCGAAGCGGATGTCCGCTGGCACGTCCGGGGGGCGATCCTGCGAACGACAAAGGCGCTGGCCGGTCAACCCTCAGAGGAGGTCCGACGGGTCGTCGACCCGCACCGGAAGACGATGCTCCGTGCGATCGAGTTCGTCCCCTTGTGGGTCGTCGTCGGGGTAGCCGTGGCGCTCGGCGTCGGGACCACGATCGGGTACAAGCGGATCGTCGTCACGGTGGCGGAGAAGATCGGCAAGACGCACCTGACGTACGCCCAGGGGGCGGCCGCCGAAATGGTGGCGGCGATGACGATCGGCCTGGCGGACGTCGCCCACCTGCCCGTGAGTACGACGCACGTCCTGTCGAGCGGGGTGGCGGGCACGATGGCCGCCAACCACTCGGGCATCCAGGGCAAGACGCTCCGCCGGATCGCGCTGGCGTGGGTTCTCACGCTCCCGGTCGCGATGGTGCTGGCGGCCGCCCTGTTCGCCGGGGGGTTGCTCCTCATCGGTCGGCTCGCGATCGGCTGA
- a CDS encoding inorganic phosphate transporter — protein sequence MWFWDAARSLAPVQQVFFLIALAVAFGFEFINGFHDTANAVTTVIYTRTLRASLAVVYSGFLNFLGVLLGGTGVAFGIVNLLPVDLLVKAGASADSLVMVLSLLLAGVIWNLGTWYVGLPVSSSHTLIGSILGVGVMNSLLNGRGLGGVNWAKAGETMLALLVSPLVGFLCAGGVLLAMKRLIREPRLYQPPRATTGRRPGFASGC from the coding sequence ATGTGGTTTTGGGACGCCGCCCGTTCGCTCGCCCCGGTGCAGCAGGTCTTTTTTCTCATCGCCTTGGCCGTAGCCTTCGGCTTCGAGTTCATCAACGGATTTCACGACACGGCGAACGCGGTCACGACCGTCATTTACACCCGCACCCTCCGCGCCAGTCTGGCGGTCGTGTACTCCGGGTTTTTGAACTTCCTCGGCGTGCTGCTCGGCGGCACCGGGGTCGCGTTCGGGATCGTGAACCTGTTGCCGGTCGACCTCCTGGTGAAAGCCGGGGCCTCGGCCGATTCGCTGGTGATGGTGCTCTCGTTGCTTCTGGCCGGGGTCATCTGGAACCTCGGCACGTGGTACGTGGGCCTGCCCGTGTCGAGTTCGCACACGCTCATCGGGTCGATCCTCGGGGTGGGGGTAATGAATAGTTTGCTGAACGGGCGCGGGCTGGGCGGGGTCAACTGGGCGAAGGCCGGGGAGACCATGCTGGCCCTACTCGTCTCGCCCCTGGTCGGGTTCCTGTGCGCGGGCGGGGTGTTACTGGCGATGAAGCGACTGATTCGCGAGCCGCGCCTCTACCAACCCCCGAGGGCGACGACCGGCCGCCGACCTGGATTCGCGTCTGGCTGCTGA